A single Bacillus sp. HMF5848 DNA region contains:
- a CDS encoding YrzQ family protein: MNRTMTTLLAIGVGAAAYRYAQRNNTMGNMGDSRMVKNMTKQLTKAFR, from the coding sequence TTGAATAGAACTATGACGACTCTTTTGGCAATTGGTGTAGGAGCCGCAGCATATCGCTATGCTCAACGCAACAACACAATGGGAAATATGGGAGATTCACGTATGGTTAAAAATATGACAAAACAGCTAACAAAAGCCTTTCGTTAA
- a CDS encoding PRC-barrel domain-containing protein has translation MRTFRDIKGLPVISEQTGKKYGTIQDLCFAENGTILGILVQFTIRHLFLSIHDVQHVGKDAVMIKEGSRFQHIKELTTKPIFFATHRGVQGKELLSSSGSSLGTIHDVYLMEELGKIIGYEATDGFFADITEGRKIIRTNQPIAVSDDAILIKCLNE, from the coding sequence TTGCGAACATTTCGAGATATAAAAGGCTTACCTGTCATTAGTGAACAAACTGGAAAGAAATATGGCACAATACAGGATCTTTGCTTTGCAGAAAATGGTACTATACTGGGCATCCTCGTTCAATTTACAATAAGACATCTTTTTCTCTCAATTCATGATGTACAGCATGTCGGTAAAGATGCGGTTATGATTAAAGAGGGCTCAAGATTCCAACACATTAAAGAATTAACGACAAAGCCAATTTTTTTTGCAACTCATCGTGGAGTACAAGGAAAAGAGTTGCTATCCTCAAGTGGTAGTTCACTCGGTACAATTCACGATGTATATTTAATGGAAGAACTGGGCAAAATCATAGGGTATGAAGCAACGGACGGTTTTTTTGCGGATATAACAGAAGGTAGAAAGATTATTCGCACAAACCAACCTATTGCTGTCAGTGATGACGCAATACTAATAAAATGTTTGAACGAGTGA
- a CDS encoding ATP-dependent RecD-like DNA helicase: MEEQGVLHFTEADRPYVKGSLIATIFHNEENLFSVVRIQIDDTNTTYKEKDIVINGYFPRLHDGEVYIFAGDLKDHPRFGLQFQAANFRKEKPQTKEGLVQYLSSDLFEGIGKKTAQSIVKTLGDNAISKILEDKEVLKQVPNLSRDRANKLYTTLSEHEGLEQIMIHLAKYGFGPQLSMKIYQAYKDQTLQIIQDNPYQLVEDVDGIGFSRADELGHQLGISGNHPDRIKAGCLYIIENASMQEGHVYILIENALSNIYDLLCKNNSESIEFKDISREMIHLHEEGKLVIEDQKVYLPSLYYSEKGFVSNIKRVLDQTDFQDAFPESEFLLALGSLEERLNVQYAPSQKEAIETALMSPMLILTGGPGTGKTTVIKGIVELYAELHGLSLNHKDYKKEEGFPILLVAPTGRAAKRMSESTGLPAHTIHRLLGWNGVDGFTYNEDQLLNGKLLIVDEFSMVDIWLANQLMKALPEQIQVVFVGDEDQLPSVGPGQVLKDLLEAKVVPTVRLTDIYRQAEGSSIIDLAHDIKNGKVPRNLREQKQDRSFINCSTSQVLDVVRKVAQNAKQKGFTAKDIQVLAPMYRGAAGIDAINEALQELFNGKTETKREINFGEKVFRTGDKVLQLVNLPEENVFNGDIGEIVSIFYAKENQEKKDLVIISYDGNEVQYEKQDLGQITLAYCCSVHKAQGSEFPIVILPIVKSYFRMLRRNLIYTAITRSKKFLILCGEEEAFRRGIEFEDDTKRQTTLSEKLKITLNNHKQEAKLEQIPKPNSHDIKDVLPELPCEDDMADISPYDFMEDNKS; encoded by the coding sequence ATGGAAGAACAAGGTGTACTCCATTTCACAGAAGCTGATAGACCATATGTAAAAGGAAGTTTAATAGCAACTATATTTCATAATGAGGAAAATTTATTTTCTGTTGTTCGTATACAAATTGACGATACCAATACAACATACAAAGAAAAAGACATAGTTATAAATGGGTATTTCCCACGATTGCATGATGGAGAAGTGTACATATTTGCGGGTGATTTAAAGGATCATCCTCGTTTTGGATTGCAATTTCAGGCTGCAAATTTCCGGAAGGAAAAACCACAAACAAAAGAAGGCTTAGTACAGTATTTATCAAGTGATTTATTTGAGGGAATTGGCAAAAAAACAGCACAATCTATCGTGAAAACTTTAGGTGATAACGCGATATCGAAAATTCTAGAGGACAAAGAAGTGCTTAAACAAGTTCCTAACCTCTCTCGGGATAGAGCGAATAAATTGTATACTACCTTATCTGAGCATGAGGGTTTAGAGCAAATAATGATTCATTTAGCGAAATATGGGTTCGGTCCACAGCTATCTATGAAGATTTATCAAGCTTATAAAGATCAAACGCTACAAATAATTCAAGATAATCCTTATCAACTTGTGGAGGATGTCGATGGTATAGGCTTCTCAAGAGCGGATGAACTCGGTCACCAACTGGGGATTAGCGGAAATCACCCCGACCGAATTAAAGCAGGATGTTTATATATTATTGAAAATGCATCTATGCAAGAAGGACATGTATATATATTGATTGAGAATGCCTTAAGTAATATATATGATTTGTTATGTAAAAATAATAGTGAGTCCATTGAATTTAAAGATATTTCTCGGGAAATGATACACTTACATGAAGAAGGTAAACTTGTTATTGAGGATCAAAAGGTATATTTACCATCTTTATACTATTCTGAAAAAGGATTTGTCTCAAATATAAAACGTGTTCTGGATCAAACAGACTTTCAAGATGCATTCCCAGAATCAGAATTTCTGTTAGCACTTGGCAGTCTTGAAGAACGGTTAAATGTGCAATACGCTCCCTCACAAAAAGAGGCCATAGAAACAGCGCTTATGTCTCCGATGCTCATTTTAACAGGCGGACCTGGAACGGGTAAAACGACAGTAATTAAAGGAATTGTGGAACTATATGCAGAACTCCATGGGTTGTCGCTAAACCACAAGGACTACAAGAAGGAAGAAGGCTTTCCAATATTACTTGTTGCTCCGACTGGACGAGCAGCAAAACGAATGTCAGAATCCACAGGGTTACCTGCGCACACGATTCATCGATTATTGGGATGGAATGGTGTAGATGGATTTACATATAATGAGGACCAATTATTAAACGGTAAATTGTTAATCGTTGATGAATTCTCAATGGTAGATATTTGGCTTGCGAATCAGCTAATGAAAGCTCTCCCGGAACAAATTCAAGTGGTGTTTGTTGGAGATGAAGACCAGTTGCCATCAGTTGGACCAGGTCAAGTGCTTAAAGATTTGCTAGAAGCAAAGGTGGTACCGACAGTTCGCCTAACTGATATATATCGTCAGGCTGAAGGGTCATCAATAATTGATTTGGCTCATGATATTAAAAATGGTAAAGTCCCGAGAAACTTACGAGAGCAAAAGCAAGATCGATCATTTATTAATTGTTCTACCTCCCAAGTTTTAGACGTAGTGCGTAAAGTTGCTCAAAATGCTAAGCAAAAAGGGTTCACAGCCAAGGATATTCAAGTTCTTGCTCCAATGTATCGCGGCGCTGCTGGTATAGATGCAATCAACGAAGCTCTTCAAGAATTGTTTAACGGTAAGACAGAAACAAAGCGCGAAATTAATTTCGGTGAAAAGGTATTTCGCACAGGTGATAAAGTATTACAATTAGTTAATTTACCGGAAGAAAATGTTTTTAATGGGGATATTGGAGAGATTGTTTCAATTTTCTATGCAAAAGAAAATCAAGAAAAGAAAGATCTTGTTATCATTTCTTATGATGGAAATGAAGTGCAATATGAAAAGCAGGATTTAGGGCAAATTACGTTAGCATACTGTTGCTCTGTGCATAAAGCACAAGGTAGCGAGTTTCCTATTGTCATATTGCCTATTGTGAAAAGTTACTTTCGAATGTTAAGAAGAAACTTAATATATACAGCAATCACACGAAGTAAGAAGTTTTTAATCCTATGTGGTGAGGAAGAAGCTTTTCGCCGTGGTATTGAATTCGAGGATGATACTAAACGCCAAACGACCCTGTCTGAAAAGCTAAAAATTACTTTAAATAATCACAAACAAGAGGCGAAATTAGAACAAATTCCTAAACCTAATAGTCATGATATTAAAGATGTACTACCAGAATTACCTTGTGAAGATGATATGGCAGACATTTCACCTTATGATTTCATGGAAGATAACAAAAGCTAA
- a CDS encoding tetratricopeptide repeat protein: protein MNKNELGIEAMKAGKWEEAAKYFSEAIEESPTDSLPYVNFGNLLSYLQDYDRAINFFDKAIELDAENAAAYYGAGTVKYEQGQLKEASDYFQSAMRAGMDSQEVFFMLGITLMALEHHKLALPYLQRAVELNESDVEAIFQYGLCLAALEQYDLAEEQWTKTIELQQDHEDAYYNLGVASLLKGNLDKAKALFEKVLDIQPEHHLALQGLAIISSESE, encoded by the coding sequence ATGAACAAAAATGAGTTAGGAATAGAAGCTATGAAGGCAGGGAAATGGGAAGAAGCAGCTAAATACTTCTCAGAAGCTATAGAAGAATCACCAACGGACTCACTTCCTTATGTGAACTTTGGAAATTTATTGAGTTATTTACAAGATTACGATAGAGCAATTAACTTTTTTGATAAAGCGATTGAACTCGATGCTGAAAATGCAGCAGCGTATTACGGTGCTGGAACAGTAAAATATGAGCAAGGACAACTTAAGGAAGCAAGTGATTATTTTCAGTCTGCCATGCGAGCGGGGATGGACAGCCAAGAAGTATTTTTTATGTTAGGAATTACTTTAATGGCCCTTGAACATCATAAACTGGCACTACCATATTTACAGAGAGCTGTAGAATTAAATGAATCAGATGTAGAAGCAATTTTCCAATATGGTCTTTGCTTAGCAGCTTTAGAACAGTACGATTTAGCAGAGGAGCAATGGACAAAAACAATTGAGTTACAGCAAGATCATGAGGATGCTTACTATAACTTGGGTGTTGCAAGTTTGTTAAAGGGTAATTTAGATAAGGCAAAAGCTTTGTTTGAAAAAGTTTTAGACATCCAGCCAGAACACCATTTAGCTCTACAAGGCTTAGCAATTATTTCTAGCGAATCTGAGTAG